A window of Mucilaginibacter paludis DSM 18603 contains these coding sequences:
- a CDS encoding aminopeptidase P N-terminal domain-containing protein, translated as MKYLPIGFNLFTNNRKNFVSRLKKDSLAIFNSSDEFPRSGDQAFTFKQNADFFYLTGVDQEQCILLLYPDCPNPLYKEVLFLRQTNEQIAVWEGHKYTKEEARKTSAIDNIYWIDDFNSILHSVINYAENIYLNTNENDRYVHGVQYKDLQFVKELRERYPLHNYLRSAPIMRALRVVKSDIEVELTQQACNITNDAFVRVLKYVKPGVAEYEIEAEIIHEFIRQRASGHAYNPIIASGPNANILHYNDNNQVCKDGDVILFDFGAEYANYNADLSRSIPVNGRFTKRQRDVYNAVLRVMKEATKMIVAGAIWNEYHEEVGKVMTGELIGLGLLDRHDVEKQNPAMPAYKKYFMHGTSHHLGLDVHDFASRYEPFQVGNILTCEPGIYIPAEGLGIRLENDILITSAGNRDLMAAIPIEADHIEEIMNS; from the coding sequence ATGAAATATTTACCTATTGGTTTTAATTTATTTACAAATAATAGAAAAAATTTCGTCTCACGACTTAAAAAAGACTCCTTAGCCATATTTAACTCAAGTGATGAATTTCCGAGAAGTGGCGATCAAGCTTTCACATTTAAACAAAATGCTGACTTTTTTTACCTGACAGGCGTCGATCAGGAGCAGTGTATACTGTTATTATATCCTGATTGTCCTAATCCGCTATACAAAGAAGTACTTTTTTTAAGACAAACTAATGAGCAAATTGCAGTTTGGGAAGGACACAAGTACACTAAAGAAGAAGCCAGAAAAACATCCGCAATCGACAACATTTACTGGATAGATGATTTTAATTCCATATTGCACTCTGTAATAAATTATGCAGAAAACATCTATCTTAATACAAACGAAAACGACCGGTACGTACACGGCGTGCAGTATAAAGACTTGCAATTTGTAAAAGAGCTCCGCGAGCGTTACCCACTGCACAACTACTTGCGGTCGGCACCAATTATGCGTGCTTTAAGGGTTGTAAAATCGGACATTGAAGTTGAACTTACCCAACAAGCCTGCAACATTACCAATGATGCATTTGTACGCGTTTTAAAATATGTAAAGCCCGGGGTTGCTGAATATGAAATAGAGGCTGAAATTATCCATGAATTTATCAGACAGCGTGCGAGTGGCCATGCATATAACCCGATAATCGCATCTGGCCCCAATGCTAACATCCTTCATTATAATGACAATAACCAGGTTTGTAAAGATGGCGATGTGATACTTTTTGATTTTGGTGCCGAGTATGCCAACTACAATGCTGATCTGAGCCGGTCGATACCAGTTAACGGGCGCTTTACCAAACGCCAGCGGGATGTTTATAACGCTGTATTACGTGTAATGAAAGAGGCCACCAAAATGATAGTTGCGGGTGCGATTTGGAATGAGTACCATGAGGAAGTAGGCAAAGTAATGACGGGCGAATTAATTGGCCTTGGCTTATTAGACAGACATGATGTTGAAAAACAAAACCCAGCGATGCCAGCCTATAAAAAATATTTCATGCATGGCACATCTCACCATTTGGGCCTGGATGTGCACGACTTCGCCAGCCGGTACGAGCCCTTCCAGGTAGGAAATATCTTAACATGCGAGCCCGGTATCTATATTCCGGCGGAAGGATTGGGAATAAGGCTTGAAAACGATATTCTGATCACCAGCGCTGGCAATCGGGACCTGATGGCTGCCATCCCTATCGAGGCCGACCATATTGAAGAAATTATGAATTCGTAA
- a CDS encoding OmpA family protein, with the protein MNYSTLKKTVALSFASLVAVGAVNAQTTPDSTAKTTATTAKVFGGRAQYRTWNIGVNAGVLSPFLAIGGTNNYTDPTLELGYGISVRKQLGHAFGLQADIMRGKVAGNNNTVASGAQQGIKSFETTIQYAATLSGVANVATVDFLRRKNAVNFFVSAGGGYLAYNPVVTLSNNSTRDLKTTRPSGDDYGKELIIPVGVGVKFRLSDRVALNFGYTATFVDNDSFDGQKLTNEVTHKDKYSYGYGGLEFSLGSSSKPNLDWVNPVAMMYDELNDPTLRQEVEALKGRMNNVESAVNDLKKDSDGDGVADQFDKCPNTPAGTVVDGSGCPIKFPTPDTTAKVAPVVATPYSNIQFEFDSSVLRTSSYPILDATSADLRTGKKSITVNGYASSEGTAAHNLQLSKDRANSVKTYLVNSGVDAKRIKVKGLGETHPIADNSTEDGRVLNRRVEFKK; encoded by the coding sequence ATGAATTATTCTACATTAAAGAAAACAGTCGCTTTGTCATTTGCTTCTTTAGTTGCTGTTGGTGCTGTTAACGCACAAACAACTCCGGATTCAACTGCAAAGACTACGGCTACTACTGCCAAGGTATTTGGCGGCAGAGCACAGTACAGAACATGGAACATTGGTGTTAATGCAGGTGTTCTTTCGCCATTCCTTGCTATCGGCGGAACTAATAACTACACTGACCCTACTTTAGAACTGGGTTATGGTATTTCGGTTAGAAAACAATTGGGTCACGCATTTGGCTTACAAGCGGACATTATGCGCGGTAAGGTTGCTGGTAACAACAATACCGTAGCTTCTGGCGCTCAACAAGGTATCAAGTCTTTCGAAACAACTATCCAATATGCTGCTACTTTAAGCGGTGTTGCTAACGTTGCGACTGTAGATTTTTTACGTCGTAAAAATGCTGTTAACTTCTTCGTTTCTGCTGGTGGTGGTTACCTTGCTTATAACCCGGTAGTTACTCTTTCAAATAACTCTACCAGAGACTTAAAAACAACACGCCCAAGTGGTGATGACTATGGAAAAGAATTGATCATCCCGGTTGGTGTTGGTGTTAAATTCAGGTTGAGCGATCGTGTTGCTTTAAACTTCGGTTATACTGCAACTTTTGTTGACAATGACAGCTTTGATGGACAAAAATTGACCAATGAAGTTACTCACAAAGACAAATATTCTTACGGATACGGTGGTCTTGAATTCTCTTTAGGTTCAAGCTCAAAACCGAACTTAGACTGGGTTAACCCTGTTGCTATGATGTATGACGAATTAAACGATCCTACATTACGTCAAGAAGTTGAAGCTTTAAAAGGTCGTATGAACAATGTTGAAAGCGCTGTTAACGATTTGAAAAAAGATTCTGATGGTGACGGTGTTGCTGATCAATTTGACAAATGCCCTAACACTCCTGCAGGTACTGTAGTTGATGGTTCAGGTTGCCCAATCAAATTCCCAACTCCTGATACTACTGCAAAAGTTGCTCCTGTTGTAGCAACTCCTTATTCTAACATCCAGTTTGAATTTGATAGTTCAGTATTAAGAACTTCTTCTTACCCAATTTTAGATGCTACTTCAGCAGACTTAAGAACAGGTAAAAAATCAATTACTGTTAACGGTTATGCTTCATCTGAAGGTACTGCAGCTCACAACCTGCAATTATCTAAAGACCGCGCTAACTCAGTAAAAACTTACTTAGTTAACTCTGGTGTTGATGCTAAACGTATCAAGGTTAAAGGCTTAGGTGAAACTCACCCAATTGCTGATAACTCAACTGAAGACGGACGTGTATTAAACCGTCGCGTTGAATTTAAAAAATAA
- a CDS encoding glycosyltransferase family 9 protein, whose protein sequence is MKVIKNQHILISRVDAIGDVVLTLPMCGYLKSIYPAVTISFLGKTYTGPVINTCGAVDHFINYDELKVLPQKKQEDFLRSKHIDIIIHVYPQKQIALLAKRAGIKNRIATTNRVYHWFTCNKLVKLSRKNSDLHEAQLNIVLLRPLGINHIPTISQLPNFYNFSSATPLPAGLATLLTKDRFNLILHPKSNGSGREWSLDRFAELINLLPPADFNIFISGSDKEQALLKDWIDTLPRNVIDITGKLTLEQLISFITQADGLVASGTGPLHIAAAAGINTLGLFPGVRPIHAGRWGPIGKRAEYIDSGSDNLNDIAANTAYNRVKNWQILYNL, encoded by the coding sequence GTGAAGGTTATCAAAAATCAGCATATCCTGATCAGCCGGGTTGACGCCATTGGCGATGTGGTACTCACTTTGCCTATGTGTGGCTATCTTAAAAGCATTTATCCCGCTGTTACCATTTCGTTTTTGGGCAAAACCTATACGGGCCCGGTAATTAACACGTGCGGTGCGGTTGATCATTTTATTAATTACGACGAACTGAAGGTATTGCCCCAAAAAAAACAGGAAGACTTTTTACGATCAAAACATATCGATATCATTATTCATGTTTATCCGCAAAAACAAATTGCATTGTTAGCAAAACGTGCTGGTATCAAAAACAGGATAGCAACCACCAACAGGGTTTACCATTGGTTTACATGCAACAAATTAGTTAAATTAAGTCGAAAAAATTCCGACTTACACGAAGCGCAGTTGAATATAGTATTGTTGAGGCCATTAGGTATCAACCATATTCCCACAATTAGTCAACTACCAAACTTTTACAATTTCAGTTCAGCAACTCCCCTGCCGGCTGGGCTGGCCACCTTACTAACTAAAGATCGCTTCAACCTCATTTTACACCCAAAATCAAACGGGAGCGGAAGGGAATGGAGCCTTGATCGGTTTGCAGAATTAATAAACCTATTACCTCCCGCTGATTTTAACATTTTCATTTCCGGCTCGGATAAAGAACAGGCTTTGCTTAAAGATTGGATTGATACCCTACCCCGTAATGTTATCGACATCACCGGAAAACTTACTCTGGAGCAATTGATCAGTTTTATTACACAGGCGGACGGGCTGGTTGCATCGGGCACAGGGCCTTTGCATATAGCGGCAGCGGCTGGCATAAATACGTTGGGCTTATTTCCTGGTGTAAGGCCTATACATGCCGGGCGATGGGGACCGATAGGCAAGCGGGCGGAATATATTGATAGCGGCAGCGACAATTTAAACGATATTGCCGCTAACACTGCCTACAATAGAGTAAAAAATTGGCAGATTTTATATAACCTATAA
- the meaB gene encoding methylmalonyl Co-A mutase-associated GTPase MeaB, translating to MSDLHQIDFKALARHLTLVENDLPGGLEYLKSLNLNDSIPVIGLTGPPGAGKSTLVNALISQLLTEGKRIAVLAVDPTSPFNHGSLLGDRIRMTSHFNHPDVFIRSVATRGWVGGLSVKAMEMTDVFKAYGFDYIMIETVGVGQSEIDIAGLADVTMVVLVPESGDEIQHIKSGLMEIADVFIVNKADRDPGDGFANNLQKLIHYNQVQVPVFKTVAINNIGIGEILKHLTKAGMHNDEKKLHLLTEKVYHLIQYNKMRGIEKNKLRQVIGEAYLTDGFNIYRFADELTNS from the coding sequence ATGTCGGATTTACACCAAATAGATTTTAAGGCGCTCGCAAGGCATTTAACCCTGGTTGAAAATGATTTACCGGGCGGACTTGAGTATTTAAAAAGCTTAAATCTAAATGATAGCATCCCGGTAATTGGGTTAACGGGGCCGCCCGGCGCAGGTAAAAGTACCTTGGTAAATGCGTTGATAAGCCAACTGCTAACCGAAGGCAAAAGAATTGCCGTTTTGGCAGTTGATCCCACATCGCCTTTTAACCACGGATCTTTGTTGGGCGACAGGATACGGATGACCTCTCATTTTAATCATCCCGATGTTTTTATCCGTTCGGTAGCCACACGCGGCTGGGTTGGCGGACTGAGCGTGAAAGCGATGGAAATGACCGACGTGTTTAAGGCCTACGGCTTTGACTATATTATGATAGAAACTGTAGGCGTTGGGCAGTCGGAGATCGATATAGCAGGCCTGGCTGATGTAACGATGGTGGTACTGGTGCCCGAGTCTGGCGATGAGATACAGCATATCAAATCAGGGCTGATGGAAATAGCTGATGTATTTATTGTTAACAAAGCAGATCGTGATCCAGGCGATGGCTTCGCCAACAATTTACAAAAGCTCATTCATTATAACCAGGTTCAGGTACCTGTTTTCAAAACTGTAGCCATCAACAACATTGGCATTGGCGAAATACTAAAACATTTAACTAAGGCTGGGATGCATAACGATGAAAAGAAACTGCACCTGCTTACTGAAAAAGTGTATCATCTTATTCAGTATAACAAAATGAGGGGTATTGAAAAAAATAAGCTTCGCCAGGTTATTGGCGAAGCTTATCTGACAGATGGATTTAATATCTATCGTTTTGCTGACGAACTTACGAATTCATAA
- the recG gene encoding ATP-dependent DNA helicase RecG: MNQQIFQTPIEYLKGVGVARADVLKKELGIFTFADLLRHFPYKYIDRTRFYKIREANPDLPHVQIIVRLKSKEILGEKHTKRLIAQVYDDTGTMELAWFQGIKWIEKSLIVGKAYVVFGKPGLFNGKAQMAHPEIELYSPEAIKKQGNLKLQPAYSSTEKLKPFSLDSKGIQKLIAILLEQTAKDIEESIPQHLLQKLRLIGRREAYMNIHFPADTSHLNLAVDRLKFEELFFIQFKLLKNKLLHTLKFKGNIFGTVGSYFNEFYKNKLPFDLTNAQKRVLKEIRQDTQRGIQMNRLLQGDVGSGKTVVALMSMLLAIDNGFQTCIMAPTEILANQHYQSIEQLIDDEFLEVALLTGSTSAKKRKVLHQKLESGDLKILIGTHALIEDKVQFKNLGFVVIDEQHRFGVEQRAKLWRKNIIPPHVLVMTATPIPRTLAMTLYGDLDVSVIDELPAGRKPIETLHLYDSHRLRMFGFMKREIDKGRQVYVVYPLIKESEKLDLKNLTDGIEVMAREFPLPQYRISIVHGQMSASDKDFEMQRFIKGETQIMVATTVIEVGVNVPNASVMIIENAERFGLSQLHQLRGRVGRGAEQSYCILMSSHKLSHDGKIRLETMVKTNNGFEISEIDLQLRGPGNIEGTQQSGVLDLKLANLATDQQLLMIARKCVEGIFEKDPQLQLPENQILNQTSHTHNGGLSWDKIS, from the coding sequence ATGAACCAGCAAATATTCCAGACTCCTATAGAATATCTTAAAGGCGTAGGCGTTGCACGCGCTGACGTTTTAAAAAAGGAGCTTGGGATATTTACCTTTGCCGACCTGCTTCGGCATTTTCCTTATAAATATATCGACCGTACGCGTTTCTATAAGATAAGAGAAGCTAATCCAGATCTTCCCCACGTGCAGATCATTGTACGGCTCAAAAGCAAAGAAATATTAGGAGAGAAGCATACCAAGCGGCTTATTGCCCAGGTGTATGACGATACCGGAACGATGGAACTTGCCTGGTTTCAGGGAATTAAGTGGATTGAAAAATCACTGATAGTTGGCAAAGCGTATGTTGTATTTGGTAAGCCAGGCTTGTTTAACGGTAAAGCTCAAATGGCCCATCCCGAAATTGAATTATACTCGCCCGAAGCCATAAAAAAGCAAGGCAATTTAAAACTACAACCGGCTTACAGCTCTACAGAGAAACTCAAACCGTTTTCGTTAGATAGCAAAGGCATACAGAAACTTATTGCCATTTTACTTGAACAAACAGCTAAAGATATTGAAGAGAGTATTCCGCAACACTTACTACAAAAGCTAAGGCTAATAGGGCGTAGAGAAGCCTATATGAATATTCACTTTCCGGCGGATACTTCTCACTTAAACTTAGCTGTTGACCGGCTTAAATTCGAGGAGCTTTTTTTTATCCAGTTTAAGCTGCTAAAAAATAAATTGTTACATACCCTGAAGTTTAAAGGGAATATTTTTGGAACCGTAGGCAGCTATTTTAATGAGTTTTATAAAAATAAATTGCCGTTTGATTTAACCAATGCACAAAAAAGAGTACTCAAGGAGATCAGGCAGGATACCCAGCGTGGTATACAAATGAACCGTTTGTTGCAGGGCGATGTAGGGAGCGGTAAAACGGTTGTTGCGTTGATGAGTATGCTGTTGGCCATTGATAATGGTTTCCAAACCTGCATTATGGCACCGACTGAAATTTTAGCCAACCAGCATTATCAATCCATCGAGCAATTAATTGATGATGAATTTTTGGAGGTTGCCTTATTAACAGGATCAACTTCTGCCAAAAAACGGAAGGTATTACATCAGAAGCTTGAAAGCGGCGATCTTAAAATTTTGATTGGTACCCACGCTTTAATTGAAGACAAAGTTCAGTTTAAAAACCTGGGTTTTGTTGTGATTGATGAGCAGCACCGCTTTGGCGTTGAGCAGCGCGCTAAGTTATGGCGAAAGAATATTATCCCGCCTCACGTTTTAGTAATGACAGCCACGCCTATACCCCGTACACTTGCTATGACCTTATACGGGGATTTGGACGTATCCGTAATAGATGAGTTGCCAGCCGGACGTAAGCCTATTGAAACTTTGCACCTTTACGATAGCCATCGTTTGCGCATGTTTGGCTTTATGAAGCGGGAAATTGACAAGGGGCGACAAGTTTACGTGGTTTATCCTTTGATTAAGGAAAGTGAAAAACTGGATCTGAAAAATTTGACGGATGGTATCGAAGTAATGGCCCGCGAGTTTCCGTTACCTCAATACCGTATTAGTATTGTACATGGCCAAATGTCGGCTTCGGATAAGGATTTTGAGATGCAGCGCTTTATAAAGGGCGAAACGCAAATTATGGTGGCTACTACCGTGATTGAAGTTGGCGTAAATGTACCTAACGCCTCTGTGATGATTATCGAGAATGCGGAGCGTTTCGGCTTATCGCAATTGCATCAGCTGCGTGGCAGGGTAGGGCGGGGGGCCGAACAATCGTACTGTATCCTGATGAGCAGCCATAAACTGAGCCACGATGGTAAGATCAGGTTAGAAACAATGGTTAAAACCAACAATGGTTTTGAAATATCGGAGATAGACTTGCAATTACGTGGGCCGGGTAATATTGAGGGGACGCAACAAAGCGGCGTGCTCGATTTGAAATTGGCCAATCTGGCTACCGATCAGCAATTGCTGATGATTGCCCGTAAATGCGTAGAGGGAATTTTTGAGAAAGATCCTCAACTACAACTACCCGAAAATCAAATTTTAAATCAAACTTCGCATACCCATAATGGCGGCTTAAGCTGGGATAAAATATCCTGA
- a CDS encoding MFS transporter, with translation MEEGEQVSTKKDPFAALRYSEFRSYLGMRFFFTFAYQMQAVIIGYYIYQQTKDAFALGMIGLVEAIPSIGIALYGGYVADKSEKKKLLIKIFAVMWVCSTVMLLVTLPQAHQYVSSSLALIIIYLMIFCIGLARGFYGPTAFSVMTHIIPRELYPNSSTWNSSAYQTASVIGPMVGGLIFAYAGITSTFVVVVVFITIALIAISLLKRHPAEYVPKESIYHSLSEGINFVFKTRMMLGALSLDLFSVLFGGVVAVLPIFANDILKVGAEGFGLMRSIDSIGAVLTMLVMTRYSPMGKPWRNLLIAVTGFGISIICFGLSRSFYWSLFFLFTLGAFDSISVLIRSTIMQVLTPDKMRGRVSAVNSMFIGSSNEIGAFESGLTAKYMGAIPSVLFGGSMTLIVVVTTWLKTRKLVPLTLDEINAPKD, from the coding sequence TTGGAAGAAGGAGAACAGGTTAGCACAAAGAAGGACCCTTTCGCGGCATTGCGATACAGCGAGTTTCGTTCTTATTTGGGCATGCGTTTCTTTTTTACGTTCGCCTACCAAATGCAGGCGGTAATCATCGGATACTACATTTATCAGCAAACAAAAGACGCTTTTGCCCTCGGGATGATCGGTTTGGTGGAGGCCATACCATCCATTGGGATTGCCCTATACGGGGGATATGTGGCAGATAAATCTGAAAAGAAAAAACTACTGATCAAAATTTTTGCGGTAATGTGGGTTTGCTCTACCGTAATGCTGCTGGTTACACTTCCACAGGCGCACCAATATGTAAGCAGCAGCCTGGCACTCATTATTATCTATCTAATGATATTTTGCATCGGGTTGGCCCGTGGCTTTTACGGCCCAACGGCTTTTTCGGTGATGACACATATTATCCCACGCGAGCTTTATCCTAACTCTTCTACCTGGAACAGCTCTGCTTATCAAACCGCTTCGGTAATAGGGCCAATGGTGGGCGGGCTTATTTTTGCTTACGCAGGCATAACCTCCACTTTTGTAGTAGTTGTGGTTTTTATCACCATAGCACTGATAGCCATATCATTACTTAAGCGGCATCCGGCAGAATATGTACCTAAAGAAAGTATTTATCATAGCCTGTCCGAGGGGATTAATTTTGTGTTTAAAACCCGTATGATGCTGGGTGCTTTAAGTCTTGATCTGTTCTCGGTACTGTTTGGAGGAGTTGTTGCCGTTTTGCCTATTTTTGCCAATGATATTTTAAAAGTTGGGGCAGAGGGCTTTGGCTTAATGCGCTCTATCGATTCAATAGGTGCGGTACTCACCATGCTGGTCATGACGCGTTATTCGCCGATGGGTAAACCTTGGCGTAACCTCTTGATAGCCGTTACGGGCTTTGGCATCTCTATTATCTGTTTCGGCTTGTCGCGCAGTTTTTACTGGTCGCTGTTCTTCCTGTTTACTTTAGGTGCCTTTGATAGCATCAGCGTACTCATCCGGTCCACTATTATGCAGGTATTAACGCCCGATAAAATGCGTGGCCGGGTATCTGCGGTAAACTCTATGTTTATAGGCTCGTCTAACGAGATTGGCGCATTTGAATCTGGTTTAACGGCTAAATATATGGGTGCAATACCTTCGGTTCTTTTCGGAGGCTCCATGACGTTAATTGTGGTTGTAACAACGTGGCTGAAAACCAGGAAGCTTGTGCCGCTAACGCTGGATGAGATCAACGCCCCGAAAGACTAA
- a CDS encoding glycosyl transferase: protein MKVAGFTFIRNAVKNDYPVVEAITSILPLCDEFIVALGNCNDGTRELIEGIASSKIKIIHTTWDETKREGGTVFAEETDKAFKAIATDADWAFYIQGDECVHEKYLPLIQKEMEDNLDNEQIEGLLFKYLHFYGSYDYYSYSRRWYRREIRIVRNNKAVHSYRDAQGFRWDGRKLNVKLIDAYIYHYGWVKPPKGIVNKMHNFNQFYHGDQAIPVQEEQEIHDFEYGNADKLIPFAGTHPAVLQKRISASNWKLNLNKVKIKMSVRRRLLQQIEMITGWRIGEYKNYKIIK, encoded by the coding sequence ATGAAAGTTGCAGGTTTTACATTTATCAGAAACGCGGTAAAAAACGACTATCCCGTTGTTGAAGCAATTACTTCCATATTGCCTTTATGTGATGAGTTTATTGTAGCGCTTGGCAATTGTAATGACGGTACGCGGGAATTAATCGAGGGCATTGCATCGTCTAAAATTAAAATTATACATACAACCTGGGATGAAACCAAACGCGAGGGAGGTACTGTATTTGCCGAAGAAACTGATAAAGCCTTTAAAGCTATAGCAACCGATGCCGACTGGGCCTTTTACATTCAGGGTGACGAATGCGTCCATGAAAAATATCTGCCGCTGATTCAAAAAGAAATGGAAGATAACCTGGATAACGAACAAATTGAGGGCTTGCTATTTAAATATCTTCATTTTTACGGCTCCTATGATTACTACAGCTATTCGCGCAGATGGTACAGGCGCGAGATTAGGATTGTTAGAAACAATAAGGCCGTACACTCGTACCGGGATGCACAGGGATTTAGATGGGACGGACGAAAATTGAATGTTAAATTGATTGATGCCTATATATATCACTATGGATGGGTAAAGCCACCAAAGGGTATTGTTAATAAGATGCATAATTTTAATCAATTTTATCACGGCGACCAGGCAATACCCGTTCAGGAAGAGCAAGAGATACACGATTTTGAATACGGCAACGCCGATAAACTGATCCCCTTTGCAGGCACCCATCCCGCCGTACTGCAAAAACGTATTTCGGCTTCTAACTGGAAGTTAAACCTCAACAAGGTTAAAATAAAGATGTCGGTCAGGCGCAGGCTGCTTCAGCAGATAGAAATGATAACCGGATGGCGCATCGGCGAGTATAAAAATTATAAAATAATTAAGTAG
- a CDS encoding PLDc N-terminal domain-containing protein produces the protein MQFISSVIGGAFGLLFFIAWVVLVLYALLGILRNPGFNSNTKLLWIVIILIAPILGSLLYIFWGRNQNFL, from the coding sequence ATGCAATTTATCAGCTCGGTTATAGGCGGCGCGTTTGGTTTGTTATTCTTTATAGCATGGGTAGTTTTAGTACTGTACGCGCTGCTGGGTATCTTACGCAATCCCGGCTTCAATTCAAATACCAAGCTTTTATGGATTGTGATTATTTTAATTGCGCCTATTTTGGGTTCATTGCTCTATATCTTCTGGGGGCGAAATCAAAACTTCCTTTGA
- a CDS encoding DUF6728 family protein, translating into MYFFRKKDPNRPDNFNLRVMHFINALAIIMFLAGIIWKLIDVYFIKK; encoded by the coding sequence ATGTATTTTTTCAGAAAGAAAGATCCTAACAGGCCTGATAACTTTAATTTACGGGTAATGCATTTTATTAATGCACTTGCTATTATTATGTTTTTGGCAGGCATCATCTGGAAATTGATTGATGTATATTTTATAAAGAAATGA
- a CDS encoding RidA family protein: protein MKTIIKTDKAPAPIGPYNQAILAGNMLFVSGQIALDPVSNQLVLDDIETETKLVMNNIKAILDEASFTFDDVVKSSIFLSDMGTFAKVNEIYGSFFTGNYPARETVQVSVLPKNVNVEISVIAYKG, encoded by the coding sequence ATGAAAACAATAATTAAAACCGATAAAGCCCCTGCGCCAATAGGTCCTTATAATCAGGCTATATTAGCAGGCAATATGCTTTTTGTATCCGGTCAGATTGCTCTTGATCCGGTTAGCAATCAATTAGTTTTAGATGATATTGAAACGGAAACTAAACTTGTGATGAACAATATCAAGGCCATTTTAGATGAAGCTTCTTTCACTTTTGATGATGTTGTTAAAAGCTCTATCTTCCTTTCAGATATGGGTACCTTTGCAAAAGTGAACGAAATATATGGCTCATTTTTTACTGGCAATTACCCCGCACGTGAAACCGTGCAGGTTTCTGTTTTGCCCAAAAATGTAAACGTTGAAATATCGGTTATTGCTTATAAAGGATAA